The Mycolicibacterium monacense genome contains the following window.
GCGCCGAGGAACACGATCAGGGCGCCGAGGCCGTAGAAGTAGGTGAGTTCGAGCCACACCCGCTTGGTGTCGGTTCCGGCCACCGGGGCACCGGCGTTGCCCAGGCCGAGCAGGCCGGCCAGGGCACGGCCGACCACGAACCACGCGCCGGCGGCGACCGCGAGCCACGCACCGAGCGACGCGGTCGCGCGGTTACGCGACATGAGCATCAGCAGACCACCCACCACGGTCACGGCACCGGGCAGCACTTCCAGCCAGCCTCTGGCGTTCGTCCACGTCCACGGTTGATCGGGAGTGAACGCGAAATCGAAGTACGGCCCGAGGAACGGAATGAGCGCACCCCACAGGCCGAGCAGTATGAGCAGGAACCCGCTCGCCGCGCCGCGGCTGCGGGGAATCCTCATGCGGCCGCCGCGGGGGCGATCCGCACGCTCAGATCCGATCATTGTTGCCTCCTATGTCGTGCGCACCGGGTACCCGACTGCGGGCCGGCGTAACCCCGTGGCCGGCCCGCTTCTCCCAGCGATCCGACAGGTGACGAACAGCGCGGAATAAGATTAGTTTGACTAACGTAGTATCTCAGGGTGCGCAGCGAGGCGCCGCCGAAAACCTGATCGCCAGTCGTGAGGATTCGTCATGTCCACCGAGACCCGTGAAGCGCGCCTGCAGCAGCGCATCGCGCATCTGTTCGCCACCGACCCGCAGTTCGCCGCCGCCCGGCCCGACCCCCGGATCAGCGATGCCGTCGACCGCGATGACGCGCGGCTGACCGCCATCGTCTCCGCCGTCATGTCGGGGTACGCCGACCGGCCGGCACTCGGGCAGCGCGCCGCCGAATTCGCCACCGACCCGCAGACCGGCCGCACCACGATGGAGCTGCTCCCCCGCTTCGACACCATCACCTACCGGGAGCTGCTCGACCGCGTCCGGGCGCGCACCAACGCGTGGCACGCCGACGGGGTGCGCCCCGGCGACCGCGTCGCAATCCTCGGATTCACCGGCATCGACTACACCGTCGTCGACCTCGCCCTGATCCAGCTCGGCGCGGTCGCGGTGCCGCTGCAGACCAGCGCCGCCGTGGAGGCGCTGCGCCCGATCGTGGCCGAGACCGAACCGATGCTCATCGCCACCGGCGTCGATCATGTCGACGCCGCCGCGGAACTCGCACTCACCGGCCACCGTCCGTCCCAGGTGGTGGTCTTCGACCACCGCGAGCAGGTCGACGACGAACGCGACGCGGTGCGGGCCGCGACGGCCCGGCTGGGAGACGCGGTGCCCGTCGAGACACTCGCCGAGGTGTTGCGGCGTGGCGCCCATCTGCCCGCCGTGGCACCGCACGTGTTCGACGAGGCCGATCCACTGCGGCTGCTGATCTACACCTCCGGCAGCACCGGCGCCCCCAAGGGCGCGATGTATCCCGAGAGCAAGGGTCGCCGGCATGTGGCGCGCGTCGGCCAAGGCCGCCTGGAACAACGATCAGACGGCGATTTCGTCGATCACCCTGAACTTCCTGCCGATGAGCCACGTCATGGGTCGCGGCCTGCTGTGCGGCACGCTCAGCACCGGTGGCACCGCGTATTTCGCCGCCCGCAGCGATCTGTCGACGCTGCTCGAGGACCTGCGCCTGGTACGGCCCACCCAACTCAGCTTCGTGCCACGGATCTGGGACATGCTCTTCCAGGAGTTCGTCGGCGAGGTCGACCGGCGGGTGAACGACGGTGCAGACCGCCCCACCGCGGAGGCCGACGTGCTGGCCGAACTGCGCCAGGAGCTGCTCGGTGGCCGGTTCGTCACCGCGATGACCGGTTCGGCGCCCATCTCCCCCGAGATGAAGACATGGGTGGAGACCCTGCTCGACATGCACCTGGTCGAGGGTTACGGCTCGACGGAGGCCGGCGCGGTGTTCGTCGACGGCCACATCCAGCGCCCGCCGGTGCTCGACTACAAACTCGTCGACGTCCCCGACCTCGGCTACTTCAGCACCGACCGGCCGCACCCGCGCGGTGAGCTGCTGGTCCGCTCCACGCAGCTGTTCCCCGGCTACTACAAGCGTCCCGACGTCACCGCCGAGGTGTTCGACGACGACGGCTTCTACCGCACGGGCGACATCGTCGCCGAGCTCGGCCCCGACCAGCTGCAGTACCTCGACCGCCGCAACAACGTGCTCAAACTCGCCCAGGGTGAGTTCGTCACCATCTCCAAACTCGAGGCGGTCTTCGCCGGCAGCGCCCTCGTCCGCCAGATCTTCGTGTACGGCAACAGTGCGCGCTCCTACCTGCTGGCCGTCGTCGTGCCGACCGACGATGCGGTGGCCCGGCACGACCCGGCATCGCTCAAGACCGCGATCAGCGCCTCGCTGCAGCAGGCCGCGAAGACCGCCGGTCTGCAGTCCTACGAGCTGCCGCGTGACTTCCTCGTCGAGACTCAACCGTTCACGCTGGAGAACGGACTACTGACCGGCATCCGCAAGCTGGCCCGCCCGAAACTCAAGGCGCGCTACGGCGATCGGCTCGAGGCGCTCTACGTCGAACTGGCCGAAGGACAGGCAGGCGAACTGCGCACCCTGCGCCGGGACGGCGCGAAGCGTCCGGTGGCCGAGACGGTCGGCCGCGCCGCGGCCGCGCTGCTCGGCGCCGCCGCCGCCGACGTGCGCCCCGACGCGCACTTCACCGACCTCGGCGGAGACTCGTTGTCGGCGTTGACCTTCGGCAATCTGCTGCAGGAGATCTTCGGCGTCGACGTCCCGGTCGGGGTGATCGTCAGCCCGGCGGCCGACCTGGCGTCGATCGCGGCGTACATCGAGACCGAACAGGCCTCGACCGGCAAGCGGCCGACCTACGCGTCGGTGCACGGGCGCGACGCCGAACAGGTACGCGCGCGCGACCTCACCCTGGACAAGTTCATCGACGCCGAAACACTCTCCGCTGCAACAGAACTGCCCGTCCCGATCGGTGAGGTGCGCACCGTGCTGCTGACCGGGGCCACCGGATTCCTCGGCCGCTACCTGGCGCTGGACTGGCTCGAAAGGATGGCCCTGGTCGACGGCAAGGTCATCTGCCTGGTCCGCGCGAAGGACGATGCGGCCGCCCGCAAACGCCTCGACGACACCTTCGACAGCGGCGATCCGAAGCTGCTGGCGCACTACCGCAAGCTGGCCGCCGACCACCTCGAAGTGCTGGCCGGCGACAAGGGTGAGGCGGATCTCGGGCTGCCGCATCAGGTCTGGCAGCGACTGGCCGACACCGTCGACCTCATCGTCGACCCGGCCGCCCTGGTCAACCACGTACTGCCGTACAGCCAGCTGTTCGGGCCCAACGCGCTGGGCACTGCCGAGCTGATCCGGCTTGCGCTCACCACCCGCATCAAACCGTTCACCTACGTGTCGACGATCGGCGTCGGCGCCGGTATCGAACCGGGCCGTTTCACCGAGGACGACGACATCCGGGTGATCAGCCCGACGCGGGCCGTCGACACCGGGTACGCCAACGGCTACGGCAACAGCAAGTGGGCCGGTGAGGTGTTGTTGCGCGAGGCGCACGATCTGTGCGGGCTCCCCGTGGCGGTGTTCCGGTGCGACATGATCCTGGCCGACACCACCTACGCCGGCCAGCTCAACCTGCCGGACATGTTCACCCGGATGATGCTGAGCCTGGTGACCACGGGTATCGCGCCGAAATCGTTCCACCCACTCGACGCAAAGGGCCACCGGCAGAGCGCCCACTACGACGGGCTGCCGGTCGAGTTCGTCGCCGAATCGATCTCCGCGCTGGGAGCGCAGGCGGTCGACGAGGCGGGAACGGGTTTCGCCACCTACCACGTGATGAACCCCCACGACGACGGGATCGGCCTCGACGAATTCGTCGACTGGCTCGTCGAGGCGGGGTATCGCATCGACCGCATCGACGACTACGCGGCCTGGCTGCAGCGGTTCGAAACCGCCCTGCGGGCGCTGCCCGAGCGCACTCGGCAGTACTCACTGCTCCCGCTGCTGCACAACTACCAGCGGCCTGCGCACCCGATCAACGGGGCGATGGCCCCGACCGACCGGTTCCGCGCTGCGGTGCAGGAGGCAAAGCTCGGCCCGGACAAGGACATTCCCCACGTCACTCCAGCGGTGATCGTCAAGTACGCCACCGACCTGGAGCTGCTGGGCCTGATCTAGTCAGGCCACCACGCTCTCCACCCGGACGACCGGAGGGATGGCGAGCATGAGAAGTCCGGTCAGGCCGATCCAGGCGACCATGCTGTAGGCGCCCGGCAGTCCGACCCAGGTGTGCAGCAGTGGGAGCACCCCGAACACGGCCAGCCCCGCCGACCATCTGGGGAGGACGCCGGTGCGCCACACGACGTAGGCCGTCGCGAAGATCAGTGCGGCCGAACCGATGTGGCTGTAGTGGTAGAGCCACACCGCCAATGTCAGGAACGGTTGCGCATGATCGCTCATGGCGTCGACCATGGCTGTGTCGGACGATCGGGTGACCGCCGCCGGGACGGCGACCTCCGCTGCCAGTCCGGCGGCGGTCAGTGCCAGGAACAGCCCGCCGCCGACGACCGCCGCGTACACCGCGCCGGTCGGGCCGGCGGCCGACCGCAGCAGCGAGAGCAGCACGCCGAGGAACGCCACACCGAAGAGCAGGTGCAGCAGCGGCACGGTGCCGTTGGCGGTGACGAAGGATGCCGCGTCGAAGGTTTGGTTCCGCTCCGGTGAGCCGGCGAGATACGCCGGGAGCGCGGCGCCCGCGCAGATGAGGCCGCACACACCGCCGATCCGGATCGTGCCGCTGCCCATACCTGCGTCCTCTCAGTCGAACAGCCCTACACGAGCACCCTGCCGGTGCTTTCGCTGGCTGTCGAAGATAGCGGTCCGGGCGCAATCCGGTGTCCGTTGGGATCGGGTGAACATCCTCTGATGTGTTTCAAGTAACAGCCGGCCGGTAACCCACTGCCCAGAATGTGACCGCTGACACGGACGGCTGACGCGCCGGGCCAGCCCGACTGCGAAGAGGACCTCCATGGCGGAGCGCGGTGCCGAACCCCCCGTCCCCCGGGGCCGTCGCCTGCTCTTGCGCGCCGTGCGGCATTTGTTCAACCCGTTGCGGCCCGACGATTACCTCGAGATGGTCAACCCGTTGTGGACGACCAAGGAACTCCGCGGCAAGGTCGAGCGCGTCGAACCGCAGGGTTCAGAAGCGGCGAGCGTACTGATCCGACCCGGGTACGAATGGCCGGGGCACAAACCCGGCCAGTACGTGCGTCTCGGCCTGGTCATCGACGGTCGCTATCACTGGCGCGCGTACTCGCTCACCTCGGATCCGCACCCGGATGACGGGTTGATCAGCGTCACGCCCAAGAAGGTGGACAACGGCGTGGTCTCGCCGTACCTGGTGCAGAAGATCCAGCCGGGAGAGCTGGTACGCCTGGGCGAGATCGAAGGCGTGTTCACGCTGCCTGAACCGTTGCCGGCCAAGATGCTGTTCATCAGCGCGGGCAGCGGTATCACGCCGATCATCAGCATGCTGCGCAGCCTCGATCACCGTGGCGAGATGGGCGACGTGGTGGTGATCCATTCAGCCCGCACCCGCGAACAGGTCATGTTCCTGTCTGCACTCGAAGATCTCGACCGCCGCCACGAGAACCTGCGGTTGGACCTGCGGCTGACATCCGAACGTGGCCGCATGTCGGCCGGGGATCTGGACGAGGTGTGTCCGGACTGGCGCGAACGTGAAGCGTTCTGTTCAGGTCCCAGCGAACTGCTCGACGACATGATCGAGCACTGGGAGGACAACGGCGACCGCGACCGGCTTCACTTCGAACGGTTTCAGCCGAAGATCGGAGGCGACGCCGGCGATGGCGAAGGTGGGCAGATCACCTTCCTCGACAGCGACACCACTACCGAAAGCGACGGTGGCACACCGATTCTCGAATCCGGTGAGCAGGCCGGGCTGAAGCTTGCGTACGGCTGCCGGATCGGGATCTGCCACACCTGCGTAGGGACGCTCAAATCCGGGAGAGTTCGCGACCTGCGGTCTGGAGAAGTCACCGAACCGACCGGGCAGGACGTCCGGATCTGCATCCACGCCGCTGAAGGCGACGTCGAATTCGAACTCTGAGGAGCCACTGTGACCACCACTGTCGAGAGCCCCCTGGCCCGTCTCACCGAGCAGGAGTTGGAAAAGCTCGCCAAGGAACTCGACGCGATACACGACGAGATCTTCAGTGAACTCGGCGACCGGGACCGCAACTACATCAAGGCGGTCATCTCGGTCCAGCGCCAGATCGTGGTCGCCGGTCGGGTACTGCTGCTCGCCTCACGGTCGCGGACTGCCCTGGTGGCGGGCACGGCCTGTCTGGGTATGGCCAAGATCCTGGAGAACATGGAACTCGGCCACAACATCCTGCACGGCCAATGGGACTGGATGAACGATCCTGACATCCACTCATCGGTCTGGGACTGGGACACCGCCTCGACCGCGAAGGCCTGGAAGCACTCGCACAACTACATTCACCACACCTATACCAACATCCGTGGCAAGGACAAGGATCTCGGCTACGAGATCATGCGGATCGATCCCAACCAGAAGTGGCGCCCCGCCAATCTCGGCCAACCGCTCTACAACTTCCTGCTCACGGTCCTGTTCGAATGGGGCGTGGCGTTGCACGACACCGACGTCGAGGCACTGTGGCGCGGCCAGAAGACGATGGCCGATCTCAAGGAGGATTTCCGGGGCATCGCCGGCAAAGCGCGCCTGCAGATCATCAAGGACTACGTCGGCTGGCCGTTGATCAGCGCCGGCGCCTTCGCGCTCGCACAGTTGGCTCTGCGCGGGCGAATCGACCAGCCTGCCGAGTCGCGGGTGGCCAGGCGACTTCGCCAAATATCGACCAAGGGTCGCATCGGCGCAACGGCCACTGTGCTCGACCGTCTGCTACCCGGCGTCGAGAGCACATTCCTGCGCACTTTGGCGGCCGACGCTCTGGCCAACCTCATTCGCAACGTGTGGGCGCACGCCATCATCTTCTGCGGCCACTTTCCCGACCAGACATATACATTCAGTGAAGAGGAAGTGGAGAACGAGTCGCGCGGTGGGTGGTACGTCCGCCAATTGATCGGCGCAGCCAACATCGAGGGCAGCCCGCTCTTCCACGTGATCAGCGGAAACCTCGGTTACCAGGTCGAACACCACCTCTATCCCGACATGCCGAGCAGCCGGTACTCCGAGATCGCGCCCAGAATCAAAGACATCTGCGAGCGGTACGAATTACCGTACAACTCCGGACGATTCGGCAAACAATGGTTCTCGGTGCACCGCACCATCTTCCGTCTGGCCTTTCCGGGCGGGAAGCCGCGACCCAAGCCCGGGCCCTACCGCAGCCAGGATCGGAACCCGACCCGGGAAGCCCCGAGCGAAGCCGTACGATTCCGCGACCGCCTTCCCGCCGAACATCCGGATGCCGGTCCCGAGCACGCGTCTACCGGCGTCGCGGTGCAGCCGCCGCCGCGCGGCAACGACTGACGCTCCGCTGCGTCCTCAGTCGAACAGCCCGGTCTGGCCCAGTCCGGTGATGCCGCTGGGTGGGGTCAGGCCGAGATGCGTCCAGGCCGACGCGGTGGCCACGCGGCCACGCGGTGTGCGCGCGATCATCCCGGCGCGCACCAGGAACGGTTCGCACACCTCCTCGACGGTGGTGGGTTCCTCCCCCACCGCGACCGCCAGTGTGGAGACGCCCACCGGGCCGCCGCCGAAGCTGCGGATCAACGCCGAGAGCACCGCGCGGTCGAGGCGGTCGAGGCCGAGTTCGTCGACGTCGTAGACCTCCAGCGCCGCCTTGGCGATGTCGCGAGTGATGACCCCGTCGGCGCGCACCTCGGCGTAGTCGCGGACCCGGCGCAGCAGCCGGTT
Protein-coding sequences here:
- a CDS encoding fatty acid desaturase family protein, with protein sequence MTTTVESPLARLTEQELEKLAKELDAIHDEIFSELGDRDRNYIKAVISVQRQIVVAGRVLLLASRSRTALVAGTACLGMAKILENMELGHNILHGQWDWMNDPDIHSSVWDWDTASTAKAWKHSHNYIHHTYTNIRGKDKDLGYEIMRIDPNQKWRPANLGQPLYNFLLTVLFEWGVALHDTDVEALWRGQKTMADLKEDFRGIAGKARLQIIKDYVGWPLISAGAFALAQLALRGRIDQPAESRVARRLRQISTKGRIGATATVLDRLLPGVESTFLRTLAADALANLIRNVWAHAIIFCGHFPDQTYTFSEEEVENESRGGWYVRQLIGAANIEGSPLFHVISGNLGYQVEHHLYPDMPSSRYSEIAPRIKDICERYELPYNSGRFGKQWFSVHRTIFRLAFPGGKPRPKPGPYRSQDRNPTREAPSEAVRFRDRLPAEHPDAGPEHASTGVAVQPPPRGND
- a CDS encoding ferredoxin reductase → MAERGAEPPVPRGRRLLLRAVRHLFNPLRPDDYLEMVNPLWTTKELRGKVERVEPQGSEAASVLIRPGYEWPGHKPGQYVRLGLVIDGRYHWRAYSLTSDPHPDDGLISVTPKKVDNGVVSPYLVQKIQPGELVRLGEIEGVFTLPEPLPAKMLFISAGSGITPIISMLRSLDHRGEMGDVVVIHSARTREQVMFLSALEDLDRRHENLRLDLRLTSERGRMSAGDLDEVCPDWREREAFCSGPSELLDDMIEHWEDNGDRDRLHFERFQPKIGGDAGDGEGGQITFLDSDTTTESDGGTPILESGEQAGLKLAYGCRIGICHTCVGTLKSGRVRDLRSGEVTEPTGQDVRICIHAAEGDVEFEL